TTCTGCTTGTCCTTAGCATGAGCGGTGGTTTCACATTATCTGTATGTCCATTAATCCCTCCTGGGTAGCTTGATGGCTGTCAGAGGCATTTACGCTGCCTTGCTGTTAATTAAACGACTAAAGGCCGCGCATCAGATATTTATATCGGGTGGCTTGAATGGGGCACGAATTATGTGGGTCTACTCCCGGCTGATTTGGTGCGTTTCACATGATGATTAAGATTAGACTTGCATGGTTAGCTGCCCAACGAAAATGAATACGCGGTACATGAACACGCACAGCCCACTAGTAGATACATGGAGGGACATGGTGCATGAAATAAATACTAGTACTAGATATCAGACCATCTAATGGGTTCAGTGCTAAAAAATGACGATGGCGACCATCTTTTTGCAGTGGGGTTGAGCTTTAGTTGCTGTGGACAAAGAACAGGGCGATGGCCACGATGCACATGATGAAAAAGTTCGTAAGCCACGAGAAGGTTCTACTTCCTGTTCATTCCCACAGCCAGAACCTGCATTCTCCATGCTGCAAAACAAATCTTTAGTCGGCCAGAGAACGGTATTAGATGGAAGGAGAAAAGGTGGATGATGAACTACCAAAGTTCGCACTTGTAAAAATGCCACCCAGGCTTTGATCTGTGGCAGAAACAAACCAGATGACGTAGCTCGTGGAGAGGAGCCACCTGGTTGGCGAAGACATGAGAGGCAGGCGTTGTAGAGCGCAGACATGGATGAAGATAGAACACATGCTTCTCAACTACGGTGAGCCAATGAGGGCAAGAGAAGACGAGTTGGGCAGCCGAAACAAGCAGGCAGAACGTTTTAAAGAACCGAAGGAGCGTGCTGCAAGTAGCCGTTGAGACTGACAAACACTCAATGCGTTCTGATCCAGCGCTGCCTCGCGGGCCATGCGCTGCATGTGTCAGTTACATATACGCGGCTATACCGATTGCTATACAAGAAGGGGAAGTCATTATACGGCCGGAGGGTATTAAAGTTGCACGAATCGCGTGGCAGCATGCGGTGTGGATACCGACCGCGCGTGGTGGTATGTCCACTCGTGATTATTCGGTGGAGAATTGCATGTTATTAGAGGGCGACGGAGACACCTGTGCTTGAAATATGAACACAGGGGCACTTTGTCCAGCCAGTCCGCGTCGCTCCcagggggcggctccggcgaaccctagcgccgccgccgccgccccccccccccccccccccccccacccaccttcctcccctcccctcgccgccgctgGGAGACGCCACCGGGCAAAGCccgcgcggcggccggcggcggcgggccacCTTCTCTCGCGCTGCGAGGGCACCGGCTGGTTCAGCGCGTTGGTCCTGGACGGCGAGCTCTGCCAGCGGTGTgcgggcgccggggcggcggccccgggaCCTTCTTGCGGTCCGGCGGCTGCTGTGGCTGCACGGGcagcgcggcggccggagctggaGGTGTCGCGTCTTGCATCCAGGCGGCGCTCGGGGCGGGATCCCGCGAGGTGCGGTCTTCGGCTGCGGGCGGCGTCCCCTCCGGATTTGCAGCGGTGCTCGTCGGCGTCCCTGTGCTCCGGAGGTTGGGTGCTGGTGGCGCGTGCATGGTCACTGGGCTTGGCTGGGCGCGGCTGGATCTGGCACCTGCGGGGACCTCTCGCGCGACTCTGCTCGTCGGCTCTGCGTGGTGCTGCTGCGATGGCGGGCGGCGGTGGTCTGGCGCTTCTGGTTCTGGTGTGAAGGAGGGGTGTGGCCAGGGGGTTGGCCGATGTGGCGGTGGCCTGGCGTGGATGCGGAATGGGCTCGTTCTGGATGGAAGTGCTGCGAGGGGTGGTGACGCGCCTGAGCTTGGTGGTCGACGATGGAGGTAGCTTGGCGCAGCGGGAAGGTGGAGCCGGTGGGCGTCAACCATGGGGATTGTGTGTTGCGCAGTGCTTCGGATCTGCTCGGATTCGGAGGTGTGGAGGAGCTCCGGGCGAAAGTCCAGCACTGACCTTGGGTCGGTGCCGGCAACAGCGGCGCCATGGCCGTGGTGTCGTTCCCTTTCTTGAAGGTGTTGCCATAGAGCTCCATTACACGACTCTCCGGGAGAAATCCCTAGCTTCGGATGGTCGAGGCGGGCGATGATGGCTGCTACGTCGTTTCCTTCTTTGAGGCATCGCCTTGGAGAGTCAGCATTTGCAGTTTGCATGGATCTCTTCATCGTCGGGGATAGTGGACGTCGGGGCGGCGGCTTCGAGTGGTTTCTGATTGTGCGTCGAGATGGCGATCTCGGGAACAATGTGAGTGACAACTCTATGAGGTGGGGCTCTATCTCGACATTGGTTGGGTGGCATCCTTGTCCCGCTTGGGCGGTAGGGGTGTCGGCTCGGTCGATGCGCCCCAGAGGGGGCGATCTAACTTTacgtcggggcggcggccccggatGTGGTGTGACGTTCGTGGTCTGCGAGCGGTTGCCCTGAGCAGCGTGGGCTGCAGGCAGCTGGGTTGTGCGGCGTTGCTGCTCGAGGGGAGCGGTGGCCGCCCCGAAAGGTGGTGCCGGTTGATTGCGCTGGGCGCGAGGGAGCGGTGGATGTCGGGGAGGCGGCCCCGAGAGAATCACTGTGGCGACCAGACTACTGAGGCAACGATGATGGTGGGAGCGATGTCGGCGACACGTCAATGGTTGCGGTAGTCGGCTCTTCTCCGGCGTGCCCACGGTTTTGCCTTGGTTTGCTTGTTGCTGTGGAGTCAAAGCTGTGGCGGCGGGGCCCTGTGGTGTACGATGACTGGCTGTTGGTGGTCCGTTCGGCGATCTTCCGTGGCGCCAGTCGTGCCTGGTATTGTTCTTCTGAGTTCTCCATCAGAGTCGGAGCTGTGTTGTCTGGCCGCAGGTCGACGTGTCGTCAATAAGGGTGGGTTTTGCGCTGTGTGTTTCAGTCTATGGGAGTGGGCTTGGCCCTTGTTGTTCCGGTTTTTGCCCGTTTTCCGTAATTAACTGGACAATTCTCTTCTGCTTAATTAATAGATGAGGCAATTTTTGCCTTCGTTTCGAAAAAAAGGCGACGTGGCTCCCCTGCGATGTAAACCGAACCAGTTCTGAACCCGAGACGGTGTATTTTCATTGGATTCGAATCAAGATGCTTGAGCACTGCTGCCTAAGAGCAGCATATCCATGAAATATGTACGGGAATGATAAATCCCAGTCGAGTGTGAAGACGAACGGACTAGCACCAATGGTTGACATCTTTATACTAGTAGGTAAAGATCAACTTCCCAATGTAGCAAATACATTGAGAATTTTCGAGCTTAACCGAATTCAGCAATTTACAAACTTTATTACATAATCCAAATCAACATGACAGTTGGTGACTCATACACACAAGATAACCGGTTCACAAGCTTATCCGTATGACTATTTGTCGTAGGACTATTGCACACAAGATAATGGCAGTTGCCACGCATCCGATCTTATCTGTCGTAGCTTCGCCGATGGTCCGACGGTGCTACATATACAGGGAGAAATGCGACGGGAACGCCACAGCACCACCAACCAGCCATGACGGGACGCGCTGCAGCTATCCTCGTGTTGATGCTCTCGCTCCCGGCGGCGGCCCATCTCGTCGCCGCCGACGGCGTTGACGCGGACACCATCCGCCTCCCCAGCGACGGCGGCGATGGTGATGCATCAAGATCCAACAAAATTTTAAATTACTGCTAGTAGTTCATTTAGCGTACGTACTGAGCACGTACGTCGTTGGTTCAGGTCTTGCAACGAACAAGGGAGGCGAGGAGCAGACGCCTCCTGACAAAGTAGTGGCGCCGACGGAGAGCGCTGGCGGCGCCCTCGAAGCAGAGAAGCCGTGGGCGTGCTGCAACAACACCGTGTGCAAGGAGTCGCTCCCGCCGGTGTGCCGCTGCCTGGACAAGGTGAAGGAGTGCGCCGCCGCGTGCGAACTGTGCGAGCCGTCCGGAATCAACCACGTCTGCAACGACTGGTACCGTGGCGACCCAGGGCCCATGTGCGCCTAGGAGGAGTGGCCGTGCACGTGCTGCGACCGGACCGTCGGCACCAGGACGTTCCCTCCGACGTGCCGCTGCCTGGACGAGGTTGAGGTGTCAACGACTTGGTGCAATACACGATGGATTACAGGGTTTAATAAAATGGAAAACGTTTAAAATCTACCGGATGATTTCTACAGGAAATAAGCCGTCTCGCCCGCGTGCCACGCGTCCTCGTGGCCCACCACGCCGCTGCCTTATCCCTAGCATAAAGCCGAACCGCTCGTTCCTTTCTTCTGCCAGCGAGATCACGCAACCACCATCTTCCACTTCGCTATTTGGCCCTCGCCGGAGCAGCCGGTGGGACGGCTTGCGGCACCAGGCAGCGATGCAACACTCCAGCGGTCGGCAATCTGTAGCACGACCGCATCGACCTGCAGCTCCCTGCGCTAGCCTCGCTGCCGCCCGTGTTTGTGAGCCCGGCGGTGCAGTGTCGGTGGTGCTGCGAAGGAGCGCCCAGTGTTTTTTCAGAGCTCGCCAATGCAGCGTCTCCGGTGGAACGGGAGCATCTCCGTCTCCTTGTTGCTGCCGTCGGCAACGCTGCCATCAAGCGTATGCTGCCGCGGGCGACGTTGCAATGAAGCGGGGGCGCTGTTGCCGGCGGCGCGACAAGGCGAGGACGGCAACGCTGCCATTAAGCGTGCCCTGCTGCCGGCGATGCTGCAATGAAGCGGGTCGCCGTTGCCGGCGGCGCGACAAGGCGACGACGGCGACGCTGCCATGAAGCGTGCCCTGCTGCTGGCGACGTTGCAATGAAGCTGGGCTCCGTTGCCGGCGACGCAACAAGGCGAGGATGGCAACGCTGCCATGAACCAGGCGCTGCTGCCGGCGACGCTGCAATGAAGCGGATGCTACCGTCCAGGCGCGACAAGTCAAGGACGACGGCGCTGCCATGAAGCGGCCCTTTGTTGCCGGCGATGTTGCCATGAAGCGCGTGCTGCTGCCGGCGATGTTGCCATGAAGCGGGTGCTGCTGCTGGCGATGCGACAAGTTGAGGACGGCGCGCTGCAATGAAGCTTGGCGCCGCTGTGGGTGTCGGCGTTGTGGCAAGCGGCGTCGCTGCAATGGCTTCCGGCGATGTTGTGTTGCAGAACGGCGACAGTTGGGCGACAGCGAGAAGCCGTGTTGGGTTGCTGCTCCCATAGGAGAACGAACCGGGGGTGCGGATTGACGTGATCAGAGGAGATCGATGCAGATAAGCGTTGACCCATCAAGCGGTGCGACGGATCGGACGGCTTGTGGCCCGACTGATTTCTTCACAAAATCAGTGCGTGCTTGTTTTTCTTCCCCGTGAATAAAAACTGTCCTTGAATTACACATACATGAAGGATTGCTTTGCAAATAAACTATATCTCCATCTTATAAGAGTATCTCCAACGTCGACCCTCAAACCGTCTATATACATTCAGATCGCGTGGTCCGAACAAGTTGTGTTATCCAACACAAACATGTATCGGTCCTTCGGAGACAAACCAGGGGGCTTTATGGGCATCCGGACCAATGCCACGCTCGCTCCTGACCGCCGCTTCGCCTGGCAGTGGCGGAGCTAGACGGGaatggcgggggggggggggggggggggggggcaaaatGATAAAAC
This genomic window from Aegilops tauschii subsp. strangulata cultivar AL8/78 chromosome 4, Aet v6.0, whole genome shotgun sequence contains:
- the LOC109769166 gene encoding uncharacterized protein; protein product: MTGRAAAILVLMLSLPAAAHLVAADGVDADTIRLPSDGGDGLATNKGGEEQTPPDKVVAPTESAGGALEAEKPWACCNNTVCKESLPPVCRCLDKVKECAAACELCEPSGINHVCNDWYRGDPGPMCA